One Pseudomonas rhizophila DNA window includes the following coding sequences:
- a CDS encoding HutD family protein: protein MKQMKVLRAADYPRMPWKNGGGSTEEITRDAGTGLDGFGWRLSIADIAESGGFSSFAGYERVISVLQGDGMTLNVDGQVTRALHPLDPFAFNGESHVHCTLLGGPIRDFNLIYAPLRYRARLQWMGGQQRFFSEAGTVLVFSAAPTLRVKIDTAVEALGLYDCLQLSGNTGLLEISTAGQCCVIELTAH from the coding sequence ATCAAGCAGATGAAAGTTCTGCGCGCCGCCGATTATCCACGCATGCCATGGAAAAACGGCGGCGGCAGCACCGAAGAAATTACCCGTGATGCGGGTACCGGCCTGGACGGTTTCGGCTGGCGCCTGTCGATTGCCGATATTGCTGAGTCGGGTGGCTTTTCCAGCTTCGCCGGTTACGAGCGGGTCATCAGTGTCTTGCAGGGTGACGGCATGACGCTGAACGTCGATGGTCAGGTTACGCGGGCTTTGCATCCGCTGGACCCTTTTGCATTCAACGGCGAGAGCCATGTGCACTGCACGTTGCTGGGCGGGCCGATTCGTGATTTCAACCTGATCTACGCGCCACTGCGTTACCGCGCGCGGTTGCAGTGGATGGGCGGCCAGCAGCGGTTTTTCAGTGAGGCGGGGACGGTGTTGGTGTTCAGTGCGGCTCCGACGCTGAGGGTCAAGATTGATACGGCTGTCGAGGCACTGGGGCTTTATGACTGCCTGCAACTGAGCGGTAACACCGGATTGCTGGAGATATCAACTGCTGGCCAGTGCTGTGTGATCGAGCTGACTGCTCACTGA
- the hutC gene encoding histidine utilization repressor: MGDSPAPLYARVKQMITQQIDSGNWPPHYRVPSESELVSQLGFSRMTINRALREMTADGLLVRMQGVGTFVAEPKSQSALFEVHNIADEIASRGHRHTCKVITLEEEAAGSERALALDMREGQKVFHSLIVHFENDIPVQIEDRFVNALVAPDYLKQDFTLQTPYAYLNQVAPLTEGEHVVEAILAEASECKLLQIERGEPCLLIRRRTWSGRQPVTAARLIHPGSRHRLEGRFHK; this comes from the coding sequence ATGGGCGACAGTCCGGCGCCCTTGTACGCCCGCGTCAAACAGATGATCACCCAGCAGATCGACAGTGGAAACTGGCCGCCGCATTACCGCGTGCCGTCGGAAAGCGAACTGGTCAGCCAACTGGGTTTCAGCCGCATGACCATCAATCGTGCCCTGCGTGAGATGACCGCCGACGGCCTGTTGGTGCGCATGCAGGGCGTCGGCACCTTCGTGGCCGAGCCCAAGAGCCAGTCGGCGTTGTTCGAAGTGCATAACATTGCCGACGAGATCGCCTCCCGAGGCCACCGCCATACGTGCAAGGTCATCACGCTGGAGGAGGAGGCCGCCGGTTCCGAGCGCGCCCTGGCCCTGGACATGCGCGAAGGCCAGAAGGTATTCCATTCGCTGATCGTTCATTTCGAAAACGACATCCCCGTGCAAATCGAGGACCGTTTCGTCAATGCCCTGGTGGCCCCGGACTACCTCAAGCAGGACTTCACCCTGCAAACGCCCTACGCCTACCTCAACCAGGTTGCGCCGCTGACCGAAGGCGAGCACGTGGTTGAAGCGATTCTCGCTGAGGCGAGCGAGTGCAAGCTGCTGCAGATCGAACGGGGCGAGCCATGCCTGTTGATTCGCCGCCGCACCTGGTCGGGGCGTCAGCCGGTAACCGCCGCGCGCCTGATTCACCCCGGTTCCCGTCATCGTCTGGAAGGACGCTTTCATAAATGA
- a CDS encoding formimidoylglutamate deiminase, which produces MSAFFAERALLPSGWAHDVRFEVDASGVLTHIQADSQANGAERLGGPLLPGMPNLHSHAFQRAMAGLAEVAGNPNDSFWTWRDLMYSLVGKISPDQLGIIARQLYIEMLKAGYTSVAEFHYVHHDTDGTPYADPAELALRISQAASAAGIGLTLLPVLYSHSGFGGQAPNDGQRRFINSTENYLKLQSRLQPILAGQPAQALGLCFHSLRAVTPGQIQEVLAASDRHCPVHIHIAEQQKEVDDCLSWSGARPLQWLYENTEVDQRWCLVHATHANAHEVSLMARSQAIAGLCLTTEANLGDGIFPAVDFLAQGGRLGIGSDSHVSLSVVEELRWLEYGQRLRDQRRNRLYRADQPMVGRTLFDAALQGGAQALGQPVGALEVGKRADWLVLDGNDPYLATANGDGILNRWLFAGADRQVRDVMVGGQWVVRDGHHAGEEDSARAFTQVLRELLG; this is translated from the coding sequence ATGTCCGCCTTCTTTGCCGAACGCGCGCTGCTGCCTAGTGGATGGGCCCATGATGTACGTTTTGAAGTCGACGCCAGCGGCGTCTTGACTCATATCCAGGCCGATTCCCAGGCAAACGGCGCCGAACGGCTGGGCGGGCCACTGTTGCCTGGCATGCCGAACCTGCACTCCCACGCCTTCCAGCGGGCCATGGCCGGGCTGGCGGAAGTGGCGGGCAACCCCAACGACAGTTTCTGGACCTGGCGCGACCTGATGTACAGCCTCGTCGGAAAAATCAGCCCCGATCAGCTCGGCATCATCGCCCGACAGCTGTACATCGAAATGCTCAAGGCCGGTTACACCTCGGTCGCCGAATTCCATTATGTACACCACGACACCGACGGCACGCCTTACGCCGACCCGGCGGAACTGGCCCTGCGCATCAGCCAGGCCGCCAGCGCCGCCGGCATCGGCCTGACCCTGCTGCCGGTGCTCTACAGCCATTCCGGTTTCGGTGGCCAGGCCCCCAATGACGGGCAACGTCGATTCATCAACAGCACCGAAAACTACTTGAAACTTCAGTCACGCTTGCAGCCGATCCTGGCCGGGCAACCAGCCCAGGCGCTGGGTTTGTGTTTCCACTCGCTGCGCGCCGTGACCCCCGGGCAAATCCAGGAAGTGCTGGCCGCCAGCGACCGCCATTGCCCGGTGCACATCCACATTGCCGAGCAGCAAAAGGAAGTCGACGACTGCCTGAGCTGGAGTGGCGCCCGACCGCTGCAATGGCTGTACGAAAACACCGAGGTGGATCAGCGCTGGTGCCTGGTCCACGCCACCCACGCCAATGCTCACGAAGTCAGCCTCATGGCCAGGAGCCAGGCGATTGCCGGCCTGTGCCTGACCACCGAAGCCAACCTGGGTGACGGGATTTTCCCGGCCGTGGATTTCCTCGCCCAGGGCGGACGTCTTGGGATCGGTTCCGACAGCCATGTGTCGTTGAGCGTGGTGGAAGAGCTGCGCTGGCTGGAATACGGCCAGCGCCTGCGAGATCAACGGCGCAACCGCTTGTATCGGGCCGATCAACCGATGGTCGGGCGCACCTTGTTCGATGCCGCGCTGCAAGGGGGTGCCCAGGCGTTGGGACAACCGGTCGGCGCCCTCGAAGTGGGCAAGCGCGCCGACTGGCTGGTGCTCGATGGCAACGATCCATACCTGGCCACCGCCAACGGCGATGGGATTCTCAATCGCTGGCTGTTTGCCGGCGCAGATCGTCAGGTGCGGGATGTGATGGTTGGCGGGCAATGGGTCGTGCGTGACGGGCATCATGCCGGGGAGGAGGACAGTGCGCGGGCGTTTACTCAAGTCTTGCGCGAACTGTTGGGTTGA
- a CDS encoding lipocalin family protein yields MMRLLLVLFAGLVLAGCATSGEDPLAPKTVNSVDLKRYQGTWYELARLPMYFQRNCAQSEAHYTLKPDGNVDVFNRCLTSDWQWEEARGTATPQVPGKTDKLWVEFDNWFSRIVPGVAKGQYWVLYVSDDYKTAIVGDPSRRYMWLLSRTPTVNGVVREELLSKARQQGYDTTRLIWRASDRQMAKTSD; encoded by the coding sequence ATGATGCGGTTATTGTTAGTGCTTTTTGCCGGCCTGGTATTGGCTGGCTGTGCCACTTCTGGCGAAGACCCGTTGGCGCCAAAGACTGTCAACAGCGTCGACCTCAAGCGTTACCAAGGGACCTGGTACGAGTTGGCCCGTCTACCGATGTACTTCCAGCGCAACTGCGCGCAATCGGAAGCCCACTACACCCTCAAGCCTGACGGCAATGTGGATGTGTTCAACCGCTGCCTGACCTCGGACTGGCAGTGGGAAGAAGCCAGGGGCACTGCAACGCCTCAAGTGCCGGGCAAGACCGACAAGCTCTGGGTCGAGTTTGATAACTGGTTTTCGCGGATCGTGCCGGGTGTGGCGAAGGGGCAATACTGGGTCCTGTATGTCAGCGATGATTACAAGACCGCCATCGTCGGTGACCCGAGTCGTCGCTACATGTGGTTGCTGTCCCGAACCCCGACGGTCAATGGCGTTGTGCGCGAAGAACTGCTGAGTAAGGCGCGCCAGCAGGGTTACGACACAACACGGTTGATCTGGCGTGCCTCGGATCGGCAGATGGCCAAGACTTCGGATTGA
- a CDS encoding lipoprotein gives MSLRSIALLSLCVLLTACSKVNQENYSKLSAGMPKAEVEALLGKPTDCSGALGMSSCTWGDQKSFISVQYAGDKVLMFSGQGLK, from the coding sequence ATGTCGCTGCGATCTATCGCCCTGTTGTCCTTGTGCGTCTTGTTGACGGCATGCAGCAAGGTCAACCAGGAAAACTATTCGAAACTGTCTGCCGGCATGCCCAAGGCCGAAGTCGAAGCGTTGTTGGGGAAACCGACCGATTGTTCGGGCGCGCTCGGCATGTCCAGTTGCACCTGGGGCGACCAGAAGAGCTTTATCAGCGTGCAGTACGCCGGTGACAAAGTGTTGATGTTTTCCGGCCAAGGCCTGAAGTAA
- a CDS encoding methyl-accepting chemotaxis protein, whose product MTRNMKFSHKILLAAALVVAVAFACFILFNDYRQRQGLQASTETSMQELGSLTSRNIQTWVEGRTQLLQSLAQQIAVDGSSADSLKRAVGLPAYTGNFQLSYFGGTDGVMFSVPAGNRAADYDPRARGWYKAANSAQQTIVTEPYIAASSGKLVITVATPVQHQNQMIGVAGADIDLSSVSAIINSLNFGGHGHAFIVSADGKILIHPDSKRVLKTLAEAYPDGALHVSPGMKEVELDGKTQYLSFTRVNGVPGADWYVALVLDKNTALAMLSEFRTSALIAMVIAVVFIIALLGMLIRVLMQPLLTMGRAMHDIAEGEGDLTRRLTIHGQDEFGALGTSFNRFVERIHTSIREVASATGLVNEVALRVVSASNSSMVNSDQQASRTSSVAAAINQLGAAAQEIAQNAALASQHSSDARSLAEDGQHVVDKTITAMQQLSAKISDSCGNIETLNNNTVNIGQILEVITSISQQTNLLALNAAIEAARAGEAGRGFAVVADEVRNLAHRTQDSAQQVQKMIEELQVGAREAVLTMTDSQRQSESSVGIANQAGERLGSVTQRIGEIDGMNQSVATATEEQTAVVESINVDITEINTLNQEGVENLQATLRACADLEQQAARLKQLVGSFRI is encoded by the coding sequence ATGACCAGAAACATGAAATTCAGCCACAAAATCCTGCTGGCTGCTGCGCTCGTGGTAGCCGTTGCATTCGCCTGCTTCATCCTGTTCAACGACTACCGTCAGCGCCAGGGCTTGCAAGCCAGCACCGAGACCTCCATGCAGGAGCTCGGCAGCCTGACCAGCCGCAACATTCAAACCTGGGTCGAAGGCCGCACCCAATTGCTGCAATCGTTGGCCCAGCAGATTGCCGTGGACGGCAGCAGTGCCGATAGTCTCAAGCGCGCCGTGGGCCTACCGGCCTACACCGGCAACTTCCAGCTCAGCTATTTCGGTGGCACCGACGGCGTGATGTTCTCGGTACCGGCCGGCAATCGTGCGGCCGACTACGATCCCCGCGCCCGTGGCTGGTACAAGGCCGCCAACAGCGCCCAACAAACCATCGTCACCGAACCCTACATCGCCGCCTCGTCGGGCAAACTGGTAATAACCGTCGCCACCCCGGTACAACATCAGAACCAGATGATCGGCGTGGCCGGTGCGGACATCGACCTGTCCAGCGTCAGCGCCATCATCAACTCGCTGAATTTTGGCGGCCACGGCCATGCGTTCATCGTCAGCGCCGACGGCAAGATCCTCATCCACCCCGACAGCAAGCGCGTGCTCAAGACCCTGGCCGAGGCCTACCCTGACGGCGCACTGCACGTCAGCCCAGGCATGAAAGAAGTCGAGCTCGACGGCAAGACTCAATACCTCTCCTTCACGCGGGTCAACGGCGTACCGGGGGCCGACTGGTACGTGGCGCTGGTGCTCGACAAGAACACTGCCCTGGCGATGCTCAGCGAGTTCCGTACTTCGGCGCTGATCGCCATGGTGATTGCCGTAGTATTCATCATCGCCCTGCTGGGCATGCTGATCCGCGTGCTGATGCAACCGCTGCTGACCATGGGCCGCGCCATGCATGACATCGCCGAAGGCGAAGGCGACCTGACACGCCGTCTGACCATCCATGGCCAGGACGAATTCGGCGCTCTGGGCACGTCGTTCAACCGTTTCGTGGAGCGTATTCACACGTCGATCCGCGAAGTGGCCTCGGCCACCGGTCTGGTCAACGAAGTCGCGCTGCGTGTGGTCAGCGCGTCAAACTCGTCGATGGTCAATTCCGATCAGCAGGCTTCACGCACCAGCAGCGTAGCCGCGGCGATCAACCAGCTCGGTGCCGCCGCCCAGGAAATCGCCCAGAACGCCGCCCTCGCCTCGCAACATTCCAGCGATGCCCGCAGCCTGGCCGAAGACGGTCAACACGTGGTGGATAAAACCATCACCGCCATGCAGCAGTTGTCCGCCAAGATCAGCGATTCGTGCGGCAACATCGAAACCCTGAACAACAATACGGTGAACATCGGCCAGATCCTTGAGGTGATCACCAGCATTTCCCAGCAGACCAACCTGCTCGCCCTGAACGCAGCCATCGAAGCCGCCCGGGCCGGTGAAGCCGGTCGCGGCTTCGCGGTGGTGGCCGATGAAGTGCGCAACCTGGCTCATCGCACCCAGGATTCGGCGCAGCAGGTGCAGAAGATGATCGAGGAGCTGCAAGTCGGCGCCCGGGAAGCGGTCCTGACCATGACCGACAGCCAGCGCCAGAGCGAAAGCAGCGTCGGCATCGCCAACCAGGCCGGCGAACGCCTGGGCAGCGTGACCCAGCGCATCGGTGAAATCGACGGCATGAACCAGTCCGTGGCCACCGCCACAGAAGAGCAGACCGCCGTGGTGGAATCGATCAACGTCGACATCACCGAAATCAACACGCTGAACCAGGAAGGTGTGGAAAACCTGCAAGCGACATTGCGGGCCTGTGCCGACCTTGAACAGCAAGCGGCGCGGTTGAAGCAGTTGGTGGGTAGTTTCCGAATCTAG
- a CDS encoding DUF924 family protein: MAQPWQPLLDWWFGSAKSPDEIAADKGKLWFGKRHDRQAQERFGDQVEQALAGGLTDWAQRPEGWLALVLLLDQLPRMIFRDSPKAFSGDLRAQALVAQGMAAGFDRQLEPIQRVFIYLVLEHCENLAVQNEAVSRFIELTREQPEADRAVFEDNLDYAERHQKIIAQFGRFPHRNAVLGRESTADEIEFLNRPGSRF; this comes from the coding sequence ATGGCCCAGCCCTGGCAGCCGTTGCTCGATTGGTGGTTTGGCTCCGCCAAATCGCCGGACGAAATAGCCGCTGACAAGGGCAAGCTGTGGTTCGGCAAACGGCATGATCGCCAAGCGCAAGAGCGCTTCGGCGATCAGGTCGAGCAGGCACTGGCCGGCGGATTGACCGACTGGGCGCAACGCCCCGAAGGCTGGCTGGCCCTGGTGCTGCTGCTTGATCAGCTCCCGCGGATGATCTTTCGCGACTCCCCCAAGGCTTTTTCCGGTGACCTGCGTGCCCAAGCGCTGGTGGCCCAGGGCATGGCGGCGGGTTTCGACCGGCAACTCGAACCTATCCAGCGGGTGTTCATCTACCTGGTGCTCGAACATTGCGAAAACCTGGCAGTGCAGAATGAAGCGGTGTCCCGTTTCATCGAACTGACCCGCGAGCAGCCCGAGGCGGATCGGGCGGTGTTCGAAGACAACCTGGATTACGCCGAGCGGCATCAGAAGATCATTGCGCAGTTTGGACGTTTCCCCCATCGCAATGCGGTGTTGGGGCGTGAGTCCACGGCTGATGAAATCGAGTTTTTGAACAGGCCTGGGTCCAGGTTCTAG
- a CDS encoding class 1 fructose-bisphosphatase, translating into MSRVTLSRYLIEQTRSNNTPADLRFLIEVVARACKEISHAVSKGALGGVLGSMGTENVQGEVQKKLDVLSNEILLEANEWGGHLAGMASEEMDNAYQIPGKYPKGAYLLVFDPLDGSSNIDINAPVGTIFSVLRCPNEYLSQNEALNEKAFLQPGTEQVAAGYAIYGPQTMLVLTLGDGVKGFTLDREMGSFVLTHEDITIPETTQEFAINMSNQRHWEAPVQRYVSELLAGEEGPLKKNYNMRWVAAMVADVHRILTRGGLFMYPRDSREPSKPGKLRLMYEANPMSFLVEQAGGASTDGHQRILDIQPEGLHQRVAVFLGSKEEVARATAYHKE; encoded by the coding sequence ATGTCCCGCGTTACCTTGAGTCGCTATTTGATTGAGCAGACCCGCAGCAACAACACCCCTGCCGATCTGCGCTTTTTGATCGAAGTGGTGGCGCGTGCATGCAAGGAGATCAGCCACGCCGTATCCAAAGGCGCCCTGGGTGGTGTCCTGGGCAGCATGGGCACCGAAAACGTGCAGGGCGAAGTGCAGAAGAAGCTCGACGTGCTCTCTAACGAAATTCTGCTCGAAGCCAACGAATGGGGCGGCCACCTGGCCGGCATGGCGTCCGAGGAAATGGACAACGCCTACCAGATCCCAGGCAAATACCCCAAGGGTGCTTACCTGCTGGTGTTCGACCCACTGGACGGTTCGTCGAACATCGATATCAACGCGCCAGTGGGCACCATCTTCTCGGTATTGCGTTGCCCGAACGAATACCTGAGCCAGAATGAAGCCTTGAATGAAAAGGCGTTCCTGCAGCCAGGCACCGAACAGGTCGCCGCCGGTTATGCCATCTATGGCCCGCAGACCATGCTGGTGCTGACCCTGGGCGACGGCGTCAAAGGCTTCACGCTGGACCGTGAGATGGGCAGCTTCGTCCTGACCCACGAAGACATCACCATTCCTGAAACCACCCAGGAATTCGCCATCAACATGTCCAATCAGCGTCACTGGGAAGCCCCGGTACAACGCTATGTGAGCGAATTGCTGGCCGGTGAAGAAGGTCCGCTGAAAAAGAACTACAACATGCGCTGGGTCGCCGCGATGGTCGCGGACGTACACCGCATCCTGACCCGTGGCGGTCTGTTCATGTACCCGCGCGACAGCCGCGAGCCGTCCAAGCCGGGCAAACTGCGTCTGATGTACGAAGCCAACCCGATGTCGTTCCTGGTGGAACAGGCTGGCGGTGCGTCCACTGACGGTCACCAGCGTATTCTCGACATCCAGCCCGAAGGCCTGCACCAGCGTGTGGCGGTGTTCCTTGGCTCGAAGGAAGAGGTCGCCCGCGCCACGGCCTACCACAAGGAATAA
- a CDS encoding DUF3999 domain-containing protein: MSHKLSRIGLGVVGLWVALSVTAQEQPADFAHQVQLALSGEGPWYRLALPLEIQLQARQTDLSDLRVFNAAGQAQAYALVRETARSRENSTTDVKWFPLYNAADDNERAPSVRVQSSANGTLVQVQPSSRLEAGEEELRGWLLDASAIKAPLQQLILDWTSERDGFQRFTIEASDDLQHWQAWGEGQVARLTFADERVEQHEVSLPGQPARYLRLLWESPSSAPVLTSAQLQSGSRESLPLPLVWSQPLAGSTTKAGQYTWQLPMGLNVEQVQVELSQANSLAPVTLAGRRESSQPWQSLGSGLLYRLTQNGQDVLQNQLQLSGQTVQQLKLTVDERGGGLGAQAPALRFAVRPTQVVFLARGEGPYSLALGNATAKAASLPLATLVPDYKPSRLATLGTATLSGAATSTPVTASTPATIETNWKKIGLWAVLLISVLVLAGMALSLLRKPPVKN; the protein is encoded by the coding sequence TTGAGTCACAAGTTGAGTCGCATCGGGTTGGGCGTGGTGGGGTTGTGGGTGGCCTTGTCGGTGACGGCCCAGGAACAGCCGGCGGACTTTGCCCATCAGGTGCAATTGGCCTTGAGCGGCGAGGGGCCTTGGTATCGCCTGGCGTTGCCCCTGGAGATTCAGTTGCAAGCGCGCCAGACCGATCTGAGCGACCTGCGGGTGTTCAACGCCGCCGGGCAGGCACAGGCCTACGCATTGGTTCGCGAGACGGCCCGGAGCCGGGAAAACAGCACCACCGACGTGAAGTGGTTCCCGTTGTACAACGCCGCCGATGACAACGAGCGCGCGCCCAGCGTACGGGTGCAATCGAGCGCCAACGGCACGCTGGTGCAGGTGCAACCGTCCAGCCGGCTCGAGGCGGGGGAGGAGGAACTGCGCGGCTGGCTGCTGGATGCCAGTGCGATCAAGGCGCCCTTGCAGCAGCTGATCCTCGACTGGACCAGCGAGCGCGACGGCTTCCAGCGCTTCACCATCGAAGCCAGTGACGACCTGCAACACTGGCAGGCGTGGGGCGAAGGCCAGGTGGCGCGGCTGACCTTTGCTGATGAGCGAGTGGAGCAGCATGAGGTCAGCTTGCCAGGACAGCCGGCGCGTTATCTGCGGTTGTTATGGGAATCGCCATCATCGGCGCCGGTGTTGACCTCGGCCCAGTTGCAGAGCGGCAGTCGCGAGAGCCTGCCGTTGCCGTTGGTCTGGTCGCAGCCTTTGGCCGGTAGCACCACGAAGGCTGGGCAATACACCTGGCAGTTGCCCATGGGGTTGAATGTCGAACAGGTGCAGGTCGAACTGAGCCAGGCCAACAGCCTGGCACCGGTGACCCTGGCCGGACGGCGTGAAAGCAGCCAGCCGTGGCAATCGCTGGGCAGCGGCTTGCTGTATCGCCTGACCCAGAACGGCCAGGATGTGCTGCAAAACCAACTGCAGCTGTCGGGGCAGACCGTGCAGCAATTGAAGCTGACGGTGGACGAGCGAGGCGGCGGCCTCGGTGCCCAAGCGCCAGCCTTGCGTTTTGCCGTGCGCCCGACCCAGGTGGTGTTCCTGGCGCGTGGCGAGGGGCCCTACAGCCTGGCGCTGGGCAATGCGACGGCGAAAGCGGCCAGCCTGCCACTGGCCACGCTGGTGCCCGATTACAAGCCGTCACGCCTGGCGACCCTGGGTACGGCGACGCTGAGCGGTGCGGCCACCTCGACACCGGTTACCGCCTCCACGCCTGCGACCATCGAGACCAACTGGAAGAAGATCGGCTTGTGGGCGGTGTTGCTGATCAGCGTACTGGTCCTCGCGGGGATGGCATTGAGCTTGCTGCGCAAGCCGCCGGTCAAAAACTGA